From the genome of Eucalyptus grandis isolate ANBG69807.140 chromosome 2, ASM1654582v1, whole genome shotgun sequence, one region includes:
- the LOC104424628 gene encoding two-pore potassium channel 5: MKSQTFCTSPSSPSILVTATPPPAGPTSGTRFSHKPPSPPSLPLAHHGRFKNEATPPPGHPSPRAWTTTTTTAAALFSTPPPGPCRSGPPRTTTSRARSRGPTTAGTRRGLQRCRTAPAMSVVSDLTRPGGPATPRDPNPRPGSASGSVVRQALFFLCVYLLLGVGIYAFNRDRFSGVETHPVVDALYFCIVTMCTIGYGDIAPLTPGTKAFACVFVLVGFGFIGILLSGVVNFVLDLQENMILTTARLSGEGGGSGAVNYFVDVEKGRMRIRLKVGLALGVVVLCIGMGALVLCFVEGLDWLDSVYLAVMSVTTVGYGDRAFKTLPGRLFAAVWLLVSTLVVARAFLYLAEARIDKRHRRISKLVLHRDVTVEDFLAADLNNSGFISKSEYVLYKLKEMEKISETDILQICDQFSKLDRNNSGKITLLNLLDNHL; this comes from the exons ATGAAAAGTCAGACCTTCTGCACGTCGCCATCGTCGCCATCAATCCTCGTCACCGCCACACCTCCTCCCGCGGGGCCCACCTCCGGCACACGCTTCTCCCACAAgcctccctcccctccctccctcccactGGCCCACCATGGTCGCTTCAAGAACGAAGCCACACCACCACCCGGGCATCCCTCGCCGCGCGCatggacgacgacgacgacgaccgcCGCCGCCCTTTTCTCGACTCCCCCGCCGGGCCCCTGCCGGAGCGGACCGCCGAGGACCACGACCTCTCGCGCCCGTTCGCGCGGCCCCACGACGGCGGGGACCAGGCGCGGCCTCCAGCGCTGCCGGACGGCCCCGGCGATGTCCGTGGTGAGCGACCTCACGAGGCCCGGGGGACCCGCGACCCCCCGCGACCCGAACCCGAGGCCCGGGTCCGCGTCCGGATCCGTCGTCAGGCAGGCCCTGTTCTTCCTCTGCGTCTACCTCCTGCTCGGGGTCGGCATCTACGCGTTCAACCGGGACCGGTTCTCCGGCGTCGAGACGCACCCGGTCGTGGATGCTCTCTACTTCTGCATCGTCACCATGTGCACCATCGGTTACGGGGACATCGCCCCCCTCACCCCCGGGACCAAGGCCTTCGCTTGCGTGTTCGTGTTGGTGGGTTTCGGCTTCATAGGGATCTTGCTCAGCGGGGTCGTGAATTTCGTGCTCGATCTGCAAGAGAACATGATCCTGACCACCGCGAGATTGAGCGGCGAGGGCGGCGGGTCCGGCGCCGTGAATTACTTCGTCGATGTCGAGAAGGGGAGGATGAGGATCAGGCTGAAGGTGGGCTTGGCGCTTGGGGTGGTGGTTCTGTGCATTGGGATGGGGGCGTTGGTGCTCTGCTTCGTGGAGGGTTTGGATTGGCTGGACTCGGTTTACTTGGCGGTTATGTCCGTCACCACCGTCGGGTACGGGGACAGGGCCTTCAAGACTTTGCCCGGGCGGCTCTTCGCCGCAGTTTGGCTGCTCGTCTCGACGCTGGTGGTCGCAAGGGCGTTTCTTTATCTGGCCGAGGCGAGGATCGATAAGAGGCACCGGAGGATTTCGAAGCTGGTGTTGCACAGGGATGTCACCGTGGAGGATTTTTTGGCGGCCGATTTAAACAACAGTGGCTTCATCAG TAAATCGGAGTATGTTTTATACAAGctgaaagaaatggagaagatCAGTGAGACAGACATATTACAGATATGTGATCAGTTCAGCAAGCTTGATCGAAACAACTCTGGAAAAATAACTCTTCTGAATCTCTTGGACAATCACCTGTGA
- the LOC104424629 gene encoding uncharacterized protein LOC104424629, producing the protein MKGHSSWNITLFVGSMIMLLGPIATVAQYESAVGDPGMRRDGLRVAFEAWNFCNEVGVEAPGMGSPRAADCFDLSGRHRHRRSARFHKNVTLRHKVTEVDNRLGIGSAFPGLRTDVLNNADLYAAHKELYLGSLCKVEDTPKPWHFWMIMLKNGNFDTTSGLCPENGRKVPPFSPGKFPCFEIGCMNQPILNHQQTQILGNSTMRGGFSGTYELGADVTDGIDDISFYEVVWEKKIGAGSWVFHHKLKTSKKYPWLMLYLRADAAKGFSGGYHYNTRGMLKTLPESPNFKVRMTLDIKRGGGPRSQFYLIDIGSCWKNNGKPCDGDVLTDVTRYSEMIINPETRSWCSPTSLGNCPPYHITPDNRKIHRNDTDNFPYSAYHYYCAPGNAKFLESPTSTCDPYSNPQAQELVQLLPHPAWAEYGYPTKQGDGWIGDGQTWELDVGGLSSRLYFYQDPATSPARRIWPSVDVGTEIFVSDEDEMAEWTLSDFDVLLTST; encoded by the exons ATGAAGGGGCACTCGAGTTGGAACATCACGCTCTTCGTTGGAAGCATGATAATGCTTCTTGGTCCTATCGCAACGGTGGCTCAATATGAATCTGCAGTTGGTGATCCTGGAATGAGAAGAGATGGTCTCAGGGTCGCCTTCGAAGCTTGGAATTTCTGCAATGAAGTTGGCGTTGAAGCTCCTGGTATGGGCAGTCCAAGAGCAGCTGATTGTTTTGACCTCTCAGGCAGACACAGACACAGGAGAAGTGCAAGATTCCACAAAA ATGTAACTCTGAGACACAAGGTCACAGAAGTTGATAACAGACTAGGAATAGGCAGTGCTTTCCCTGGTTTAAGAACAGACGTCCTAAACAATGCAGACCTCTATGCTGCACATAAGGAGCTTTATCTGGGTTCTCTCTGTAAAGTTGAAGACACCCCGAAACCATGGCACTTTTGGATGATCATGCTAAAAAATGGCAATTTTGACACAACATCTGGCTTATGTCCTGAAAATGGGAGAAAGGTGCCTCCTTTTAGTCCAGGCAAATTTCCATGCTTTGAAATCGGATGTATGAACCAACCCATTCTGAATCATCAGCAGACTCAGATTCTAGGAAACAGTACTATGAGAGGAGGTTTCAGTGGGACTTATGAATTGGGTGCGGACGTCACGGATGGTATAGATGATATCTCTTTCTATGAAGTGGTTTGGGAGAAAAAGATCGGTGCAGGGAGTTGGGTATTCCATCACAAGCTCAAGACATCAAAGAAGTATCCATGGCTGATGCTGTATCTCAGAGCTGATGCAGCCAAAGGGTTCTCTGGTGGATACCATTACAACACCAGAGGGATGCTCAAAACT CTTCCAGAGTCTCCAAATTTCAAAGTTAGAATGACATTGGACATCAAAAGAGGTGGAGGCCCCAGGAGCCAGTTCTACCTCATAGACATCGGTAGTTGCTGGAAGAACAACGGCAAACCGTGCGACGGGGACGTGCTCACCGATGTCACGAGGTACAGTGAGATGATCATCAACCCGGAAACTCGTTCCTGGTGCAGCCCCACGAGTTTAGGCAATTGCCCGCCGTACCACATCACGCCCGATAACAGAAAGATTCACAGGAATGACACCGATAATTTTCCTTACTCGGCTTATCACTATTACTGTGCGCCCGGGAATGCTAAGTTTTTGGAGAGTCCCACGAGCACATGCGATCCTTATAGCAATCCCCAGGCACAAGAGCTTGTTCAGTTGCTGCCTCACCCTGCATGGGCCGAATACGGGTATCCGACCAAACAGGGTGATGGTTGGATCGGAGATGGACAAACTTGGGAGCTCGATGTCGGTGGCCTATCGAGCCGACTCTACTTCTATCAG GATCCAGCTACCAGTCCTGCTAGAAGAATTTGGCCATCTGTTGATGTCGGCACGGAGATTTTTGTAAGCGACGAGGACGAAATGGCTGAGTGGACTCTCAGCGATTTCGATGTTCTTCTCACGTCAACTTGA
- the LOC104424630 gene encoding peptide chain release factor 1, mitochondrial, whose translation MGRNSRSLWRTLMWAAPGIDALRTNPRVGASFPRPPVAKASFSLPRFCSTEVEPHFSPDLIKIMEQRLSAIEHRSAFLQNLINQPEASPTEYSRANKELRKLRDSMELINELRTKQKEIDGLKTMMDENVEDRDMLDMVTEELDEAVKEEKRLQQLLLQSLLPRDDADERGSILEVRAGTGGEEASLFAMDIFKMYERYSQKKGWKFEVVDITESDLRGYKEASAAISGIGVYGKLKFESGVHRVQRVPVTEKSGRVHTSAVSVAILPQANEVDVQLRNEDLRIDTYRSGGSGGQHANTTNSAVRITHIPSGMVVSIQDERSQHMNKAKALKVLCARLYELERSRMHLDRSKLRSEQIGSGDRSERIRTYNFPQGRVTDHRVGITHHAIDDMLQGEILDAFIDALLLQQEMDAIASFSSSDP comes from the exons ATGGGAAGGAATTCGCGCTCCCTGTGGAGGACACTGATGTGGGCAGCGCCCGGAATCGATGCCCTCCGCACGAATCCTCGAGTCGGAGCGTCGTTTCCACGGCCGCCGGTCGCCAAGGCTTCGTTCTCGCTCCCTCGTTTCTGTTCGACTG AAGTAGAGCCTCATTTCTCACCTGATCTCATCAAGATAATGGAGCAACGGCTATCAGCTATTGAACATAGGAGTGCTTTTCTTCAGAATCTCATTAACCAG CCAGAAGCATCGCCAACTGAATATTCGAGGGCTAATAAGGAGCTTCGGAAACTTAGGGACTCTATGGAGCTTATAAATGAGCTGAGGACGAAACAGAAG GAAATTGACGGACTGAAGACCATGATGGATGAAAATGTAGAAGACAGGGACATGCTTGATATGGTAACTGAGGAATTGGATGAGGCTgtaaaagaggagaaaagattGCAGCAGTTGCTTCTGCAGTCATTACTTCCCAGAGATGATGCCGATGAGAGGGGTAGCATTTTAGAGGTGAGAGCAG GAACTGGAGGTGAAGAGGCTTCCTTGTTTGCAATGGACATATTTAAGAT GTATGAGAGGTACTCACAAAAGAAAGGATGGAAATTTGAAGTAGTAGATATAACGGAATCTGATCTGAGAGGATACAAG GAAGCTAGTGCAGCAATTTCTGGAATTGGTGTTTATGGGAAACTCAAATTTGAGAGTGGAGTACACAGAGTCCAG CGAGTTCCTGTTACTGAGAAGTCAGGACGTGTCCACACCAGTGCAGTGTCTGTTGCAATCCTCCCTCAAGCAAATGAG GTAGATGTGCAACTGAGGAATGAAGACTTGAGAATTGATACTTATAGATCCGGTGGTTCTGGAGGCCAGCATGCAAATACCACCAACAGTGCTGTTAGAATAACTCATATTCCATCTGGCATGGTTGTGTCCATCCAAGATGAACGATCCCAACATATG AACAAAGCCAAAGCACTTAAGGTTCTGTGTGCTCGACTTTACGAATTGGAGAGATCCAGAATGCACTTGGATCGGAGCAAGCTTCGATCAGAGCAG ATTGGAAGTGGGGATAGATCTGAGAGAATTCGTACTTACAACTTTCCCCAAGGACGAGTAACGGATCATCGTGTTGGCATCACGCATCATGCAATAGATGACATGTTACAGGGAGAAATATTGGACGCCTTTATTGATGCGCTTCTTTTGCAGCAGGAAAtggatgcaattgcatctttcaGTTCGAGTGATCCTTAG